Genomic DNA from Candidatus Koribacter versatilis Ellin345:
TGCCGATGACGATTCGCGTAGGCAGGGGAAGGGGAGCACCGAGGCCAACGAAGAGGTTGGCGAAAATCGGGACGACCTTCCACAGCAGCAGGCCGACGATCAAAACCGCAATCGTGATGACCGAGACCGGGTAGATCAACGCCGAGCGGACGGCCGCCTTCAGTTTCACGGCCTTTTCTACATAGGTCGCGAGACGCTGAAGAATGGTGTCGAGAATACCGCCGGTTTCGCCGGCGTCCACCATGTTGACCATAAGGTCGTCGAAAATCTTGGGGTAGCCACGCATGGCGTTGCCCAGGGTCGAGCCGCCTTCCACAGTTGTCCGGACGCCGTTAAGCGCCTTCTGGAAGGCTTGAGATTCCTGGTTGCCCGCGAGAATCTCAAGACACTGCACCAGCGGGAGGCCGGCATCAATCATGACCGAGAACTGCCGGAAGAAAATGGCGATGTCCTTGGTCTTGACGCTGCCGCCGCCAAATGTCGGCATGACGAATTCTTTGCCCTTCTCCTTGATGGTGACGGGCTGGATTCGTTCACGCCGCAGATTGCTGGCCAGGGCCTGCTTGTTTTCGGCGACACGCTCGCCGGTGACTTTCTCGCCGGTGGCGTTCTTGCCAGTGAATGTAAATACAGGCATACGTTTCTCCTGTCACGGAACAGCTTAGCCCGTGACGTTCCCGAGTGCTATCTCCGCGTTGGTGCGGCGGCATTAACGGCTGTGGTGCCCCCTCGACCTTGCAGGGTGTGTCCACGGGCGATCATGTCCTGCAACTCTTCCGGCATCGACGAGCGCTGCACGGCGAGTTCCATCGTGATCTGTTTCTGGGCGACCAGCGTTGCCAGCGCCTGGTTGAAGGTCTGCATGCCGAACTTGTCCTGGCCGGTCTGCATCGACGAATAGATCTGGTGGATCTTGTCTTCGCGGATGAGGTTGCGGACAGCGGCGTTCGGAACCAGGATCTCCATGGCCATGGCGCGACCGTTACCGCCGACCTTCGGCAACAACGATTGGCACATGATGCCTTCCAGCACCAGCGAGAGCTGCGCGCGAATCTGCG
This window encodes:
- a CDS encoding type II secretion system F family protein, yielding MPVFTFTGKNATGEKVTGERVAENKQALASNLRRERIQPVTIKEKGKEFVMPTFGGGSVKTKDIAIFFRQFSVMIDAGLPLVQCLEILAGNQESQAFQKALNGVRTTVEGGSTLGNAMRGYPKIFDDLMVNMVDAGETGGILDTILQRLATYVEKAVKLKAAVRSALIYPVSVITIAVLIVGLLLWKVVPIFANLFVGLGAPLPLPTRIVIGISNFLGSFWWMVPIMVAAVFFGVRALRSDPRGRYLTDNFLLHIPIIGMLLRKIAVARFTRTLGTLITSGVPILEGLNITARTSGNRVVEEALYKVRKSIEEGRTIVDPLRESAVFPNMVTQMIGVGEATGAMDAMLQKIADFYEDEVDAATKDLLTLLEPIMIVLLGIMIGGVVVSLYLPLFSMVAKLSGGG